Proteins from one Entomospira culicis genomic window:
- the nrdE gene encoding class 1b ribonucleoside-diphosphate reductase subunit alpha: MEHIEEKHQGDVWLLLNSQLVDMHRQLNNIQKDRDAVHSFLEEHVANHTYPFNSLAGQLQFMVAEGYYEREFLAKYTFEQIEAIFTYAKKHFRGFKSFTAVTKAYQEYLVKERASGRYLESFSDRLSIVSLYHADGDFSLAQMMIQRLIAQDFIPATPTLLNTGRKQRGEFVSCFLLEMGDSLNDINRTIDFAGQLSKVGGGVAINFSNIRARGEPVNGYEGASKGILPLAKIFDVLFRYVDQQGQRPGAGVIYLPVFHADILEFLSAKKINTDQDSRLTTLSIGVIMPNKFIELFKAKEPIYLFYPHSITLEYGVPFSEVVAHMDEWYDRLVNNTHIKKRLVEPALVMETMVQSWSQSGYPYLFFIDNANAVNMIPGSIKQSNLCTEIMQVATLSHYGFYHEKEDRIGMDITCTLSSGHVESMMEHDSIRDTLYSAMQLMSHVTQKSAMAHVPSIHEGNAKLHSVGFGMMGLHGFLVKHNMEYGSAETLNFVDCFFNAVNYWSLRASCDLAKKWGAFDGFADSGYADGRYFVDRGAIYPCYPQVEELFTSITSLPSDEDWQNLAQEVKEFGLYNAYRLAIAPTGSIAYIMSATPSVTPVKNIIEERVYSRSRTFYPAPHLDKEGCLERYASAYDIKKKQIIDTLAVIQKHVDQGISFEVCVHSSCFRATDLVNTMLYAHAKGLKSMYYIRINKAQLEECLVCQI; this comes from the coding sequence ATGGAACATATAGAGGAGAAGCATCAAGGGGACGTTTGGCTATTGCTTAATAGTCAGTTGGTCGATATGCATCGACAACTAAACAACATACAAAAAGATAGGGACGCCGTGCACTCTTTTTTAGAGGAGCATGTGGCAAATCATACCTATCCTTTTAACTCATTGGCTGGACAATTGCAGTTTATGGTTGCCGAAGGTTACTATGAGCGCGAATTTTTAGCGAAGTATACCTTTGAGCAAATCGAAGCGATCTTTACCTACGCGAAGAAACATTTTCGTGGATTTAAATCATTCACTGCCGTAACCAAGGCCTATCAGGAGTATTTGGTAAAAGAGCGGGCGAGTGGTCGGTATTTGGAGAGCTTTTCTGATCGGCTAAGCATTGTGTCGCTGTATCATGCCGATGGCGATTTTTCGTTGGCTCAAATGATGATCCAACGTCTTATTGCACAAGATTTTATCCCTGCAACGCCTACGCTTTTAAATACTGGGCGCAAACAACGTGGGGAATTTGTCTCTTGCTTTTTGTTGGAGATGGGCGATAGTCTTAATGATATTAATCGCACCATCGATTTTGCCGGACAGCTCTCGAAAGTAGGCGGTGGGGTGGCAATAAATTTTAGCAACATTCGCGCTAGAGGCGAGCCTGTTAATGGTTATGAGGGCGCCTCAAAAGGCATTTTACCGTTAGCCAAAATTTTTGATGTGCTCTTTCGCTATGTGGATCAACAAGGGCAACGACCGGGGGCAGGGGTCATCTACTTGCCTGTCTTTCATGCGGATATTTTAGAATTTTTGAGCGCAAAGAAGATCAATACCGATCAAGATAGTCGACTCACCACGCTCTCTATCGGGGTGATTATGCCAAATAAATTTATCGAACTCTTTAAGGCAAAAGAGCCGATTTATCTCTTTTATCCCCATTCGATTACCTTGGAGTATGGCGTTCCCTTTAGCGAAGTGGTTGCGCATATGGATGAGTGGTACGATCGCTTGGTGAACAATACGCATATCAAAAAACGTTTGGTGGAGCCAGCGTTGGTCATGGAGACGATGGTGCAGAGTTGGTCGCAGAGTGGCTATCCATATCTCTTTTTTATCGACAACGCTAACGCTGTCAATATGATTCCTGGAAGCATCAAGCAGAGTAATCTCTGTACGGAAATTATGCAGGTTGCTACGCTCTCTCATTATGGATTTTATCATGAAAAAGAAGATCGTATCGGTATGGATATTACGTGCACATTGTCTTCGGGGCATGTTGAGTCGATGATGGAGCACGATAGCATTAGGGATACGCTCTATAGTGCAATGCAATTGATGAGTCATGTAACCCAGAAGAGCGCGATGGCGCATGTGCCCTCGATTCATGAAGGAAATGCCAAGCTCCATAGCGTGGGATTTGGTATGATGGGTCTGCATGGCTTTTTGGTGAAGCACAATATGGAGTATGGCAGTGCCGAGACGCTCAATTTTGTGGACTGTTTTTTTAATGCGGTCAATTATTGGTCGCTACGTGCCTCTTGTGATTTGGCGAAGAAGTGGGGCGCGTTCGATGGCTTTGCCGATTCGGGGTATGCCGATGGGCGCTACTTTGTCGATCGTGGGGCGATCTATCCATGTTATCCCCAAGTCGAAGAACTTTTTACGTCAATCACCTCACTGCCCAGCGATGAGGATTGGCAAAATCTTGCACAGGAAGTAAAGGAATTTGGTCTCTATAACGCCTATCGTCTGGCGATTGCCCCGACGGGATCGATTGCTTACATTATGTCGGCAACGCCAAGTGTTACTCCTGTAAAGAATATCATTGAGGAGCGAGTTTATAGTCGATCGCGTACCTTTTATCCTGCGCCACATCTCGATAAGGAGGGCTGTCTGGAGCGATACGCTTCGGCATACGATATTAAAAAGAAGCAGATCATCGATACGCTTGCGGTGATTCAGAAGCATGTGGATCAGGGAATTTCCTTTGAAGTCTGTGTGCATTCCTCATGCTTTCGAGCCACAGATTTAGTCAATACGATGCTCTATGCGCATGCTAAAGGGCTCAAATCGATGTATTACATTCGCATTAACAAGGCACAGTTAGAAGAGTGCTTGGTTTGTCAAATTTAA
- a CDS encoding NCS2 family permease → MILEKMFHLQKRNTSVKQEMIAGLTTFMTMAYIIVVNPAIMGATGMPFEAVMTTTILVSIFATTLMAFLANMPLALAPGMGLNAFFAFTVVAKMGYSWQFALTAVFLEGIIFIFLSLFRIREAIIESLPLTIRKAISVGIGLFIAFIGLTNAQIITVGNESVPLFLGDLIHNHGAQLALIGLILTGALMTLQVKGAILIGIVLTTIIGIPMGVTSPISGSPVSMPASIAPIFFQFEWHRIFSWDMAVILFTMLFVDLFDTAGTVMGVAMKGKFIQKDGTIPNVKEIFLTDAIATTVGAMFGSSTVTTFVESSAGVSVGGRTGLTALTVAGLFTISLFLSPLLMIVPAAATSPALILVGLLMLSPILEIDLHDFSEALPAFLVMLIMPLSYSISDGLAFGIISFVLIKLLTKNHKQLKLATVLLALLFLARYIFLT, encoded by the coding sequence ATGATATTAGAAAAAATGTTTCACTTGCAAAAACGTAACACCTCGGTTAAGCAGGAGATGATCGCCGGACTAACGACCTTTATGACCATGGCGTATATCATCGTCGTCAATCCAGCTATCATGGGCGCGACGGGGATGCCCTTTGAGGCAGTCATGACCACCACGATTTTAGTGAGCATCTTTGCTACCACATTGATGGCATTTTTGGCAAACATGCCTCTAGCCCTAGCCCCAGGGATGGGATTAAATGCCTTTTTTGCCTTTACTGTCGTCGCAAAGATGGGTTATAGCTGGCAATTTGCCCTCACGGCGGTCTTTTTGGAAGGGATTATCTTTATCTTTTTATCCCTCTTTCGCATCCGCGAGGCAATCATCGAGAGCCTACCGCTGACCATTCGTAAGGCAATTAGTGTCGGTATTGGGCTCTTTATTGCCTTTATCGGCTTAACCAACGCACAAATTATTACGGTGGGAAATGAGTCGGTGCCCCTCTTTTTGGGTGATCTTATCCACAATCATGGTGCCCAACTAGCCTTGATCGGGTTGATTCTCACTGGCGCTTTGATGACGCTTCAGGTTAAAGGTGCGATCCTTATCGGGATTGTTCTCACTACGATTATTGGCATTCCGATGGGCGTAACTAGTCCCATTTCTGGCTCACCGGTAAGCATGCCAGCCTCGATTGCACCGATCTTTTTTCAATTTGAATGGCATCGTATTTTTAGTTGGGACATGGCCGTGATTCTCTTTACCATGCTCTTTGTCGACCTCTTTGACACCGCCGGCACTGTGATGGGCGTGGCAATGAAGGGTAAATTTATCCAAAAAGATGGGACGATTCCCAACGTTAAGGAGATCTTTCTCACCGATGCCATTGCAACTACCGTAGGGGCAATGTTCGGATCAAGCACGGTAACCACGTTTGTGGAGAGTTCTGCGGGTGTAAGCGTGGGAGGAAGAACTGGACTTACGGCGCTAACGGTTGCGGGACTCTTTACGATTAGCCTCTTTCTCTCCCCGCTCCTGATGATTGTGCCAGCAGCAGCCACGAGTCCAGCACTGATTTTGGTCGGGTTGCTGATGCTCTCGCCCATTTTAGAGATCGATCTGCACGACTTTAGTGAAGCGCTTCCGGCCTTTTTGGTGATGTTAATTATGCCCTTAAGCTACAGCATCAGCGATGGCTTAGCCTTTGGAATCATCAGCTTTGTCCTTATCAAACTCCTCACCAAAAACCACAAACAACTCAAACTTGCCACCGTCCTCCTTGCCCTACTCTTTTTGGCACGCTATATCTTTTTAACATAA
- a CDS encoding calcium/sodium antiporter: protein MTQILIIIATLIFLFLGANFFIDGAVALAKRLGMSSLLVGVIIIGFGTSAPEIIVSIFAAVDGSSGIALGNAYGSNIVNIGIILGLAALISPILVHRTTLFIEMPILLGISALSFFFMANGTLTRMEAGILLLIFLLYMSYTLLQSKKSQTHMHEEKPAHLLPSWRTVLYLIGGLITLVISAKYFVSAASLLAKDLGVSDLVIGLTIVSLGTSLPELASTVMASIKRQHDMALGNIIGSNIFNTLVVVGVAGMISPIYRIDREIIYRDIPVMIAFSIFLLLFSISRKKEHRINRLEGTIFLLGYLLYLLLLFKKV, encoded by the coding sequence ATGACGCAAATACTCATTATTATTGCTACCCTGATTTTCCTCTTTCTTGGAGCAAATTTTTTTATAGATGGCGCTGTTGCTCTCGCCAAACGTTTAGGCATGTCTTCGCTTCTTGTAGGGGTCATTATTATTGGCTTTGGCACCTCCGCCCCAGAAATCATTGTCTCCATTTTTGCTGCCGTCGATGGCTCCTCGGGAATTGCGCTAGGCAATGCCTATGGATCTAACATCGTAAATATTGGCATTATTTTGGGTCTGGCCGCACTGATTAGTCCTATTTTAGTTCATCGTACCACGCTTTTTATCGAAATGCCCATTCTGCTGGGTATCTCCGCCTTGAGCTTTTTCTTTATGGCTAATGGCACACTCACCCGAATGGAAGCTGGTATCTTACTGCTGATTTTCCTCCTGTATATGAGTTACACGTTATTACAGAGTAAAAAGAGTCAAACTCATATGCATGAAGAGAAACCTGCACATCTTTTACCTTCATGGCGAACTGTTCTTTATCTTATTGGTGGACTCATCACACTGGTTATAAGTGCCAAATATTTTGTCTCCGCAGCCAGTCTATTGGCTAAAGATTTAGGGGTAAGTGATCTCGTCATTGGACTTACCATTGTCTCTCTTGGTACATCTTTACCCGAATTAGCATCCACGGTCATGGCTTCCATCAAACGTCAACACGATATGGCTTTGGGTAACATCATTGGATCTAACATCTTTAATACTTTAGTCGTCGTGGGTGTTGCGGGTATGATATCGCCTATTTACCGTATTGATAGAGAGATTATCTATCGCGATATTCCTGTGATGATTGCTTTTAGCATCTTTCTCCTCCTTTTCTCTATCTCTCGAAAAAAAGAACACCGTATTAACCGACTAGAAGGTACAATTTTTCTCTTAGGCTACCTTCTATACCTCTTATTACTATTTAAAAAAGTTTAA
- a CDS encoding ribonucleotide-diphosphate reductase subunit beta, whose protein sequence is MKPQNNLLQQKEEERERFHQLIGSKRTAVNWNALPKDHFLLLGWEQLKSQLWFAEDVAIARDKDDWPQLLPHERDCYVKGLAVLTMLDTYQGDLGVATIALSLDEEEHHAKAILNFMGMSENFIHAKSYSNIFQTLLSPIEEEELFAWVNTQKTPQSIINLILRQYICLKEDLQNPIKRWKAMVASVYLETWLFYSGFFYPLFHAAHSRLTGAGEIIHLIIRDEQVHGLIIGTLAQPLYQSFSHKLQEELYAWAIDFMKELYLYQEQLIRELYTQVHLVDEIILFTQYNADKALKNLRLPSYFHVQEERINPMVMNGLLSKSKDVDMFSMVGNGYMHSSNVTLDEKDLLKDEEEFDF, encoded by the coding sequence ATGAAACCCCAAAATAATCTATTACAACAAAAGGAAGAAGAGCGAGAACGCTTTCATCAATTGATTGGATCTAAGCGTACGGCGGTGAACTGGAACGCGTTACCTAAGGATCACTTTTTGCTTCTTGGATGGGAGCAATTGAAGAGTCAACTGTGGTTCGCCGAAGACGTTGCCATCGCACGCGATAAGGATGATTGGCCTCAACTTTTACCTCACGAGCGCGACTGTTATGTCAAAGGATTGGCCGTTTTAACCATGCTCGATACCTACCAAGGCGACCTCGGCGTAGCAACCATCGCGCTCTCGTTAGACGAAGAGGAGCATCATGCCAAGGCTATTCTCAATTTTATGGGGATGAGTGAAAATTTTATTCATGCCAAGTCTTACTCCAATATCTTTCAAACACTCCTAAGCCCAATCGAGGAGGAAGAGCTCTTTGCTTGGGTCAATACGCAAAAGACACCACAGTCGATTATCAATTTGATTTTACGTCAATATATCTGTCTTAAGGAAGATCTACAAAACCCCATTAAACGCTGGAAGGCGATGGTAGCCTCGGTTTACTTGGAGACGTGGCTCTTCTACTCGGGATTCTTCTATCCGCTCTTTCATGCAGCGCATAGTCGCCTTACCGGAGCCGGCGAGATCATCCACCTAATCATTCGCGATGAACAAGTGCACGGACTCATTATCGGAACACTGGCGCAACCGCTCTATCAATCCTTTAGTCACAAGCTACAAGAAGAGCTTTATGCTTGGGCAATCGATTTTATGAAGGAGCTTTACTTGTATCAAGAGCAGTTGATCCGTGAGCTCTATACGCAGGTGCATTTGGTAGATGAAATTATTTTATTTACGCAATACAACGCCGACAAAGCGCTCAAAAATTTGCGCCTTCCCAGTTACTTTCATGTGCAAGAGGAGCGCATCAACCCGATGGTGATGAACGGGCTCTTAAGTAAGTCCAAAGATGTCGACATGTTTTCGATGGTCGGTAATGGCTACATGCACTCATCCAATGTTACACTGGATGAGAAAGATCTTTTAAAAGATGAAGAAGAGTTTGATTTTTAA
- a CDS encoding LysM peptidoglycan-binding domain-containing M23 family metallopeptidase produces the protein MDIIFFKVRWVLWAILLGIMVQIGASQELETIKRLSKEDENFRLLLKDIEINYQRIAQKKEILPLKFYFYRTQKGESLFTIAARLNLNYDSIASLNRLASPALLEEGFLLILPNIPALYLYNETTEPLFLTIKSRLHTEERMPFSAVYYHPEERRDLHINVYINQKFSTQERLTFLSGFFLWPITGERIITSDYGRRIDPIAHQSYHHHNGIDLRLAMGSDVFASRMGRVRYVGYNDVLGHHLILQHDQGFETIYGHLTRSIVQVGENIHAGQKIAISGNSGLSTGPHLHFEIRKYGKPIDPKPFFVNN, from the coding sequence GTGGATATAATATTTTTCAAAGTAAGATGGGTTCTCTGGGCGATTCTGTTGGGGATCATGGTGCAGATCGGTGCATCGCAGGAGTTGGAGACGATTAAGCGCTTGAGTAAAGAGGATGAAAATTTTCGGCTCTTGCTCAAAGATATCGAAATAAATTATCAGCGTATCGCACAAAAAAAGGAGATTTTACCCCTCAAATTCTACTTTTATCGAACGCAAAAAGGCGAATCACTCTTTACTATCGCCGCCCGACTCAATCTCAACTATGATAGTATTGCAAGCCTCAATCGCCTCGCCTCGCCTGCGCTTTTAGAGGAAGGATTTCTCTTGATACTGCCGAACATTCCCGCGCTATATTTATACAATGAGACGACCGAACCGCTTTTTTTAACCATCAAATCGCGCTTGCATACCGAAGAGCGTATGCCATTTTCAGCGGTTTATTATCATCCAGAAGAGAGGCGCGATTTGCATATTAATGTATACATTAATCAAAAATTTAGCACGCAAGAGCGCTTAACATTCTTAAGTGGCTTCTTTCTCTGGCCCATTACCGGCGAGCGTATCATCACCAGCGACTATGGCCGACGCATCGATCCTATCGCCCACCAAAGTTATCACCATCACAACGGTATCGATTTACGTCTAGCCATGGGATCAGATGTCTTTGCCTCAAGAATGGGACGCGTTCGCTATGTTGGCTACAATGACGTATTAGGTCATCACCTCATTTTACAACACGATCAAGGTTTCGAAACCATCTACGGACATCTCACCCGTAGCATTGTTCAGGTCGGCGAAAATATTCATGCCGGACAAAAAATCGCCATCAGTGGCAATAGCGGCCTCTCCACAGGCCCACATTTACACTTTGAGATAAGAAAATATGGAAAACCTATTGATCCAAAACCTTTTTTCGTGAATAATTAA
- the corA gene encoding magnesium/cobalt transporter CorA, which produces MKKRKIRRKRVIIKTEQSLHVSPSLVVDASDIQGKNEYSLIRYDSNMNAFEELTIASEDLLIAQVQRLHTLKMEKPLQDFVWVDVRGMQSNEALIKRLSTLFPLDPMTQDNLTDATLRTKLEDFDDYGFLTLQAFYQFSKKSDVARSFEHAKVSILINNWLLLTLQHSEYDIFASQKKRILSSFRKILPRIRTDFLLYFLLDTLVDQYFTLMDVLSDEIEHLSNLLFRSYSSDLIEHMYTFNQYLFLIRHEVVPLSEVLLLLRNGLMTFEDDQSSKYFANVGDHVLKLVENLNFHRDSLNNLMNLYYSLSDQKLNQIMKTLTVVSTVFIPLTFIVGVYGMNFAKMPELEWQYGYIAVWGLMITVGVGITLYMKKKKWI; this is translated from the coding sequence ATGAAAAAGCGAAAGATTCGGCGTAAGCGTGTCATTATTAAAACGGAGCAATCATTGCATGTTAGCCCATCGTTGGTGGTAGATGCTTCGGATATTCAGGGGAAAAATGAGTATTCTCTTATCCGATATGATAGTAACATGAATGCCTTTGAGGAGCTCACCATTGCCAGCGAGGATTTACTTATAGCGCAGGTTCAGAGGCTTCACACGTTAAAAATGGAGAAGCCCTTACAAGATTTCGTCTGGGTAGACGTGCGCGGTATGCAGAGCAATGAGGCGTTGATTAAACGGTTAAGCACGCTCTTTCCTCTGGACCCGATGACGCAAGATAATCTTACCGACGCTACCTTGCGCACTAAGTTGGAAGACTTTGATGATTATGGCTTTTTGACACTACAAGCATTTTATCAATTCTCCAAGAAAAGCGACGTTGCACGCTCGTTTGAGCATGCTAAGGTCTCCATTCTTATTAATAATTGGTTACTTCTCACCCTACAGCACTCCGAGTATGACATCTTTGCTAGCCAGAAAAAGCGCATCTTAAGCTCATTTCGTAAGATACTTCCACGCATCCGCACCGACTTTCTTCTCTACTTTTTACTCGATACCTTAGTCGATCAATACTTTACCCTCATGGATGTGCTAAGCGACGAAATCGAACACTTGAGTAATCTGCTCTTTCGTTCGTATAGTTCAGACTTAATTGAACACATGTATACATTTAATCAATATCTCTTCTTGATTCGCCATGAGGTTGTACCGTTGAGTGAAGTGTTGTTACTCTTGCGTAATGGCCTAATGACCTTTGAGGACGACCAGAGCAGTAAATACTTCGCCAATGTCGGCGATCATGTCCTTAAGCTAGTGGAGAACCTCAATTTTCATCGCGATAGCCTCAATAACTTAATGAATCTTTACTATTCGCTCTCCGATCAAAAGCTCAACCAAATCATGAAGACCCTCACGGTGGTCTCCACAGTCTTTATTCCACTTACCTTTATTGTTGGGGTTTATGGCATGAATTTCGCCAAGATGCCTGAGCTTGAGTGGCAGTATGGCTACATAGCGGTTTGGGGATTAATGATTACCGTTGGCGTAGGCATTACGCTTTATATGAAGAAGAAAAAGTGGATATAA
- a CDS encoding GNAT family N-acetyltransferase — MMPDLLTTRLHLRPFLEEDLPSMFALYSDPAVMHFLPQYPFASMQATKEYLHEVIFRHYQQQDAYYYALVRRTDNAWLGFIKVSNLGDSNDLGYALRQDFWRQGYLVEAGLALLAHLKTTPLPFLTATHDILNPASGRVMQKLGMRYHYSYQEHLPIKQQEVVFRLYQYNLQEDMPVYRTYADRFDSFVESF; from the coding sequence ATGATGCCCGATCTCTTGACAACACGTTTACATTTACGCCCCTTCTTAGAAGAAGATTTACCCAGCATGTTTGCTCTCTACAGCGACCCCGCGGTGATGCACTTTCTCCCGCAATATCCTTTCGCATCGATGCAAGCCACAAAGGAGTATCTGCACGAGGTGATTTTTAGGCACTATCAACAACAGGATGCCTATTACTATGCACTGGTCAGACGTACCGATAATGCGTGGTTGGGCTTTATTAAGGTGAGTAATCTTGGCGATAGCAACGACTTGGGCTATGCACTTCGGCAAGATTTTTGGCGACAAGGCTATCTTGTAGAGGCTGGCTTGGCATTATTAGCGCACCTCAAAACGACCCCTCTGCCCTTTCTTACCGCAACGCATGATATCCTCAATCCAGCGAGTGGACGCGTGATGCAGAAGCTGGGTATGCGCTATCACTATAGCTATCAAGAGCATCTACCCATTAAGCAACAAGAGGTCGTCTTTCGCCTCTATCAATATAACCTGCAAGAAGATATGCCCGTCTATCGCACCTACGCCGATCGCTTTGACTCTTTTGTGGAATCTTTCTAA
- a CDS encoding PTS transporter subunit EIIB: MDYEILAQEILKALGGEENLTSATHCMTRLRMKVRANDVVGWQELEAISGVMSVVKQADGEIHLIVGAGHAQKTHTALQSMLKSTSTSPETLAPKANGALAAIQRDLNKMLKKLHAIFIPLLPMMTLFGMLHFITLLLPASMLESAPMPWSIFPFLFSTLMILGVAFYSSQELGAHPLMGFGLLVLILFLVDPPTDRAFLGNILILTLFGSYFMAKLGHLVRKFVPNVLDLLLSNLITLLITLQVVFILQPFALGGTLGMNWVISFLFYDAHFMIRAVVGYLFVATFLWLVRRGIHHLFVLFYAMEFLAREGQVSLFPILAMAGAGQVGMAMAIWVKARTTGNVGLVNHVKKALPMAMLGMGEPLTYNVTQPTPRALLLSGLGAGIGGAWIAVMQVKMVAWGASGWLGIFLLRDLSMIRLYAIGVLFAYVGAFILGVIFIKRWMVRP; this comes from the coding sequence ATGGATTACGAAATTTTAGCACAAGAGATCCTAAAAGCGTTGGGTGGCGAAGAGAATTTAACGAGCGCGACCCACTGCATGACACGCTTGCGGATGAAAGTGAGAGCGAACGATGTGGTGGGTTGGCAAGAGCTAGAAGCAATTTCGGGGGTGATGAGCGTGGTAAAACAAGCCGATGGCGAGATTCATCTGATTGTGGGCGCAGGACACGCGCAAAAAACCCATACCGCGCTACAGAGTATGCTCAAGAGTACATCGACATCGCCCGAGACCCTCGCGCCAAAAGCTAATGGCGCTTTGGCTGCTATCCAGAGAGACTTAAATAAGATGCTTAAAAAGTTGCACGCCATCTTCATTCCACTGCTACCCATGATGACCCTGTTTGGGATGCTCCACTTTATCACACTACTCTTGCCTGCTTCTATGCTGGAGAGCGCTCCCATGCCGTGGAGTATTTTCCCTTTTCTTTTTTCTACGTTAATGATATTGGGCGTTGCTTTTTATTCCAGTCAAGAGCTAGGCGCACATCCGTTGATGGGTTTTGGCTTATTGGTCTTAATTCTCTTTCTTGTTGACCCTCCAACTGATAGAGCCTTTTTGGGTAATATCTTAATATTAACCTTATTCGGATCGTACTTTATGGCCAAGTTAGGACACTTAGTACGTAAATTTGTGCCAAATGTACTGGATTTACTTCTAAGTAATTTGATTACGCTTTTGATTACTTTACAGGTCGTATTTATTCTTCAACCGTTCGCACTGGGGGGCACGCTTGGTATGAACTGGGTGATCTCTTTTCTTTTTTACGATGCACACTTCATGATTCGTGCTGTGGTGGGTTATCTCTTTGTCGCAACGTTTCTCTGGTTAGTGCGTCGTGGGATACATCATCTCTTTGTGCTCTTTTATGCGATGGAATTTCTTGCCCGTGAGGGGCAAGTCTCGCTCTTTCCCATCTTAGCGATGGCCGGAGCAGGACAGGTGGGCATGGCGATGGCGATCTGGGTTAAGGCGCGGACGACGGGCAATGTGGGGTTGGTTAATCATGTGAAAAAAGCATTACCCATGGCAATGCTCGGCATGGGCGAACCGCTCACCTATAATGTAACGCAACCCACGCCACGCGCATTGCTCTTATCGGGCTTGGGCGCGGGTATCGGCGGAGCATGGATTGCGGTGATGCAGGTAAAAATGGTAGCGTGGGGGGCATCGGGTTGGTTGGGAATCTTCTTATTACGCGATCTCTCGATGATTCGACTCTATGCTATTGGCGTGTTATTCGCTTATGTAGGAGCGTTTATTTTAGGTGTTATCTTTATCAAGCGATGGATGGTGCGCCCCTAG
- a CDS encoding GNAT family N-acetyltransferase: MLEHIFLRSLVSDDYNKGYLGLLAELTEVNQEKITPEIFNAFVAKLNKEHVIMVIEDLDDKKIIASGTLFIEPKLIHGASAVGHIEDVVVTKSLRSKHLGMQIVEKLTELAKKAGCYKVILDADVKNQPFYQKCGFKEKERQMVHYY, translated from the coding sequence ATGCTAGAACATATCTTCTTGCGTTCATTGGTAAGTGATGATTATAACAAAGGGTATTTGGGTCTTTTAGCAGAGCTCACTGAGGTAAATCAAGAGAAAATTACTCCAGAAATATTTAACGCGTTTGTGGCAAAACTAAATAAAGAACATGTTATCATGGTGATTGAGGATCTTGATGATAAAAAAATTATCGCCAGCGGTACGCTTTTTATCGAACCCAAATTGATTCATGGCGCATCGGCAGTTGGACATATTGAAGATGTCGTGGTTACAAAGTCATTACGCAGTAAACACTTAGGTATGCAGATTGTCGAAAAACTTACAGAGCTTGCCAAGAAGGCGGGCTGTTACAAAGTCATTTTAGATGCGGACGTCAAGAATCAACCGTTCTACCAAAAGTGTGGATTCAAAGAGAAAGAGCGCCAGATGGTGCACTATTATTAG
- a CDS encoding NAD-dependent protein deacylase, translated as MSIEQLQLAMNEASSILFFGGAGVSTESGIPDFRSVDGLYHQHYAHSPETILSHTFFMQQPEIFYQFYREKMLYLDAKPNITHTFLAKLEAMGKLQAIVTQNIDGLHQLAGNKKVHELHGSVHRNHCMQCQEFYPIDAILNSQGVPHCHCGGIIKPDVILYEESLNETVLESAIQAITQADLLIVGGTSLTVYPAAGLLHYHQGKNLFIINKDRVPHASSAITITDTLGNVFSSLRL; from the coding sequence ATGTCGATTGAGCAACTACAACTTGCAATGAATGAAGCCTCGTCCATCCTTTTTTTCGGCGGCGCAGGCGTCTCTACCGAGAGTGGCATTCCTGATTTTCGCAGTGTCGATGGTTTATACCATCAACATTATGCCCACTCCCCTGAAACGATTCTTAGCCACACCTTTTTTATGCAACAGCCCGAAATTTTCTATCAATTTTATCGAGAAAAGATGCTCTATCTCGATGCAAAGCCCAATATTACGCACACCTTTTTAGCCAAACTGGAAGCAATGGGCAAACTTCAAGCCATCGTTACCCAAAATATCGACGGCTTACATCAACTAGCTGGCAACAAAAAAGTCCACGAACTTCATGGCTCTGTCCACCGCAACCACTGTATGCAGTGCCAAGAATTCTACCCCATCGACGCTATTCTAAATAGCCAAGGCGTGCCTCACTGTCATTGTGGCGGCATCATCAAGCCCGATGTGATATTATATGAAGAGTCGCTCAACGAAACCGTGCTAGAATCCGCCATCCAAGCCATCACTCAAGCCGATCTCCTTATCGTGGGTGGCACTTCACTTACGGTCTATCCTGCTGCCGGACTCCTCCATTATCACCAAGGAAAAAATTTATTTATCATAAATAAAGATAGAGTTCCTCACGCATCCTCGGCCATCACCATCACCGACACCCTAGGGAACGTCTTCTCGTCTTTACGTTTATAA